The genome window GCATTCCCCTGTTCGGTCCTATGCGCCCCTCATCGCCCCCACAGAAAGGAGGTGTGATTCTAAACTGGTCCAGCTATGGAAAGGATGATCTTATTCTGATAACAGCGGCTCAACTGACTGGCAAAACACAGCTGCACTACAGGAACCTTGGAATTCAAATGGAATCTCAAACCAGATGGGTACTAATGCAGCTCAAGAAGAATACAAAAGAACCTGTATTTCAACCAAAGGAGGCCTGGTTGTCAGAGGCGGAACACTACTCCTTTAATCGATACAAACTCTCGCTGTCTTCCAAACCCGAGATCTGTCAGGAAATGTCTTCTGTGTTTGATCCCCTCGAGAACCAGTATGTTTACTATTTTTTACCTGAAGAAAATCTAAGGCTCAAAATGCTCAAGTACCTGAGCCGAACCTTGTCGGGAAGTTTTGGAATCCCATTGAGGGAGAGTGAAAAGACTGCTCAGGCATTCATTCAAAAATTACATTGAATGTGACACTTCTGTTTTTTAAGCGGTCTTCTTCATTTTTTTCTTCTTCCACAACAGGAGACCCGATCCCGACCCCCATAGGCAGGAGTTGTTCCTTAAAATCGGAAAGGTTCTCTTCCAAAAGAGAATAAACCATACCGGCCCGCTCCTGACTGACCTGAATACTATCCGCATCCTGAACGGAGCCGGCGCTATGGCCAACGATTTCGATGCGCACCTCAACTCCATGATCTTTAGAGAGTGTGAAAATCTGTTTGATCAGCTGAACAACACTGCTTAAAAGAGCCTGCTGATCATTGCGGAAAGTCCCGGAATCCTGCTCAAAGAACAGAATATACCCCTGCAGCTCCCGGGAGAGGTCCATCATTTCCTCAGGAATCCCTGTACCGGCACCCCTATTGATTGCGCCATAAAAAGGAGAGATGAATTCTTCCAGAATCAGATCATAACGGTTTAAATTGACCCCTTGAGACTGGGCAATACGATCTATAGACCGAGACCTTGAGTCCTGTAGGACTCGGAGTTCGTATCCTCTAAACTTTTTCATCTCTGAGGCAACAAGAATCCCCGGCTCTCTATTTAGCTCAGCGATGAACCCTCGATGAATCCTGGCAGACTGAAACATAAAAACACCAAGGATTGAAAATACTATAAATAGGAAAGAGAGAAGGATGATGGCATAGACTGGTTTTTTCTTTTCCGGTCCCATCCTGTTCACAAGACAGGGACGCAGCAAAGCTTCTTCCTCCTCGAAAGGGCCCGTATCTCCTGCAAAGGATGCGAGCTCTGCCGCAAGTTTCACATGCACGGCTTCTAGGGACGCGAGCATTCTGGAAGGCAAATCGGCATCTACCACTCCCTTGACAACAGCAGCAAGGATGGCCTGAGGCCCGTCTTCTATCAAAATTGTATATTCCCCGGTAGAGATGGTATGAACAGTTTCATCCCCCTCCAGAGCGAG of Oceanispirochaeta crateris contains these proteins:
- a CDS encoding OmpA family protein, encoding MKYSDIPKDRLDALSPDDRQNLKKLSRKLEQAELDAQAVGKILPEAVMLGEKPQNRVSKSMVEVTEKAITFSIARDPEKLSTALFPIIGTAIKKAINRMMSEMMTALNTSMENMFSYNRMAWRIESIKTGIPFMEIVMKNSMLYRVEHVLLIHRKSSLLLHHISMDDSFPTDSDIVASMLRAVQDYIKDSLALEGDETVHTISTGEYTILIEDGPQAILAAVVKGVVDADLPSRMLASLEAVHVKLAAELASFAGDTGPFEEEEALLRPCLVNRMGPEKKKPVYAIILLSFLFIVFSILGVFMFQSARIHRGFIAELNREPGILVASEMKKFRGYELRVLQDSRSRSIDRIAQSQGVNLNRYDLILEEFISPFYGAINRGAGTGIPEEMMDLSRELQGYILFFEQDSGTFRNDQQALLSSVVQLIKQIFTLSKDHGVEVRIEIVGHSAGSVQDADSIQVSQERAGMVYSLLEENLSDFKEQLLPMGVGIGSPVVEEEKNEEDRLKNRSVTFNVIFE